A stretch of Lactuca sativa cultivar Salinas chromosome 6, Lsat_Salinas_v11, whole genome shotgun sequence DNA encodes these proteins:
- the LOC111887531 gene encoding AAA-ATPase At3g28580 produces MIMKDVTQLGSVMAGLMFVWAIFQQWFPEELGNHIQNYFRRLGSYFYPYITITFPEYQSGEFKRSKAYIAIERYLAINSSDRAKKLKANVIKDGKSVVLSMDDYEEVTDEFEGMKIWWSSSITISQQRSLFTNDDGEKRSYKLTCHRKHREIITKVYLHHVLDEGKAIVMKSRQRKLYTNGNMTSWNHIIFEHPSTFDTLAMHPEKKKDILDDLMTFIKSKDYYKKVGRSWKRGYLLYGPPGTGKSSMIAAMANLLDYDIYDLELTSVSNNTDLKKLLIGTTSKSIIVIEDIDCSLDLTGQRKKKKEKKQKEKEKEKEKNPAQKKEKDKITGSDVTLSGLLNFIDGLWSACGSERLIVFTTNHLEKLDPALIRRGRMDKHIELSYCCFETFKVLAKNYLDLESHDLFSPISRLLEETNISPADVAENLMPKSSQENAESCLKHLIKVLNNSKEEARLKAMEDSRVKASQSESSIVESSDEESSDGEG; encoded by the coding sequence ATGATAATGAAGGATGTGACTCAGTTAGGGTCTGTAATGGCCGGTTTGATGTTCGTGTGGGCAATATTCCAGCAATGGTTTCCAGAAGAGCTTGGTAATCATATTCAAAACTATTTTCGAAGACTTGGAAGTTATTTCTACCCTTATATCACCATCACTTTTCCTGAATACCAATCGGGTGAGTTCAAACGAAGCAAGGCCTATATTGCAATCGAACGATACCTAGCCATCAACTCCTCCGATAGAGCTAAAAAGCTCAAAGCAAATGTTATTAAGGACGGAAAATCTGTTGTCCTAAGCATGGACGACTACGAAGAGGTCACAGATGAGTTCGAAGGCATGAAAATCTGGTGGAGTTCGAGCATAACCATCTCGCAACAACGGTCTCTCTTTACTAACGATGATGGCGAGAAGCGATCCTACAAGCTCACTTGCCATCGTAAACACAGAGAGATCATCACCAAAGTCTACCTGCACCATGTGCTTGATGAAGGAAAGGCCATTGTCATGAAAAGCAGGCAACGAAAGCTCTATACCAATGGCAACATGACCTCGTGGAATCACATCATATTCGAGCACCCTTCTACTTTTGATACTCTTGCAATGCACCCGGAAAAGAAGAAGGATATTTTGGATGATCTGATGACATTCATCAAGTCTAAAGATTACTACAAGAAGGTGGGAAGGTCATGGAAGCGAGGATATCTTCTTTATGGTCCCCCAGGAACGGGAAAGTCTAGCATGATTGCTGCCATGGCTAACCTTCTTGATTACGATATCTATGATCTTGAATTAACCTCCGTGAGTAATAACACAGATTTGAAGAAGCTACTCATCGGCACAACAAGTAAGTCGATAATTGTGATAGAGGATATCGACTGTTCACTTGATCTCACTGGtcaaagaaagaagaagaaggagaagaagcagaaggagaaggagaaggagaaggagaagaatCCGGCTCAGAAAAAGGAAAAAGATAAGATAACGGGTAGTGATGTAACTTTGTCTGGGTTGTTGAACTTCATTGATGGGTTATGGTCGGCTTGTGGTAGTGAAAGACTGATCGTGTTCACTACGAATCACCTTGAAAAGCTTGACCCTGCTCTTATTAGGAGAGGAAGAATGGATAAGCATATCGAGCTTTCCTATTGTTGTTTCGAAACGTTTAAGGTGTTGGCCAAAAACTATTTGGATCTTGAATCACACGACTTGTTTTCACCCATCAGTCGACTACTGGAGGAGACAAACATTAGTCCAGCTGATGTTGCCGAAAATTTGATGCCAAAATCATCTCAAGAGAATGCCGAGAGTTGTTTAAAGCACCTGATCAAAGTTCTGAATAATTCAAAAGAAGAAGCAAGGCTGAAAGCTATGGAAGATTCTAGGGTTAAAGCTTCCCAATCAGAATCAAGTATTGTAGAATCAAGCGATGAAGAATCAAGTGACGGAGAGGGTTGA